The DNA segment TTAGCAAGTTCAAAAATATTTTGTATTGAACCTTTAATAACTGTTCGTGTAGGAGAAGCCAAAACAGAATCAAAATGTATGTCCTCTCTGTCTATTTTAATGGTTTTATTAATAGAAGATTTTAGAGTATTTCCCATAGCTTTATCTCTATCTATTTTAAATGAAATTTCTCCTTCTTCATTTATATTTTCATTAAATAAATGAATTTTAAAATCTAATGTTCTTTCAAAAAAATAAGGTGTCTCAAAACTTTGTATATACTTAATCATTGTTCCTTCCTCATTAGATTTTCCTTGTCCTCCTTCAGGAGAATACTCATTTATTAATCCTTTTAAGCTTAATTGGGGTATCATATCTTGTGCATTTCCACTGGGATCTTTTATGGTATAAAATGCTAATAATTGACTGTCATCTATCATAATAGCATCTAATGTTACAGAGACATCATTCTCAAAAATATAACCTTTATTAATAATTTGACCTTTACCTTGTTCATTTAGATCTTTTATGGCGCCATTCATTACATTGTCATATCCTAATATTTTTTTACCATAAAAGGCTAAAGCATCAAAGTTATACCCAATTAATAAAAACACTAAACTTGCAGCTATAATTCTGATTAATTTACTTTTGTTTCTTTTTGGAATTTGCTTATCTTCTAATGCTTTTGTAAGTCTATATTCTAAATTATCTGGAGCATTAATTTTATCTAATTCTTTTTTCTTGTTTTTTAACATCTTCTCTATATTATTCAATATCTTCACCTCCAATTTTATCTTTCAATTTCTTTATAGCATTAGAAATTCGAGATTTTACCGTTCCTAAAGGTATATTCAATATTTGTGATATGACCTTATATTCTAAATCTAAAAAATATCGTAATCTAATTACATCTTGGTACTTTTCTCCTAATTGTGATATGTATTTTTCTAATATAATTTTATTATCCCTTTTTTCAATATCTCCCTCGTAATATAATTCATTTATAGAATTTAATGGAATTGTTCTTTTTCTTTCCTTAAGAAGCCTTTTACACCTATTAACTAATATAGTCTTACTCCAACTATAAAAAGATTCATGTTTTTTTAACTTATCAATATTTTCATATAAAATTATAATCATATCTTCCATAGCATCTAATGCATCTTCTTTATTTTTAAGATAAACATATGCTAATTTATAATATTCATCTTTTTGGTACATAACTAATTGAACTAATGCGTTTTTATCTCCAGCCTTTGCTTTTTTCACTAGAATTTTTGTCTGCATTATTTCACCTCGCTTTCATATATAAGAGTATCATCTATATTAAAAAGTTCAATTTAATTTATAAATAGAACAAATTAGGTATATATCTTAAATTTAAGATATATACCTAATTTGTTTATCTTCCACGTCATCTTCTCTATGTATTAATGCTATTTATATACTACTTCAAACTCTTCAAATACTACTGGCATGTCTTTTGAAAATTTCATATTATATTCTTCTAATTCTTTTTCAAAGAAGTCTATATGAACTCTTCTCCAATATTCTAAAGACTTATCCCCTTCCCCTTCTATTTCTGCCATTTCTTCATTTACATCTTTAAAAGGAAGAATAATTATTTTTTTAATTCTTATAATACACTGAGCAGCTCCATCCCAATTAGTAATTATACTATAATCATAAACTTTAGGTAATTCTTCATCATCTATATCATAAATATCATAAAGTGATGCAGTTCCTCTTTTAGTCCCTTGTAGTACTAACTTTGCCAAATTATCAGCACTTTCTTTATCGCTACAAAAATACCATGATGTATAAGATTTATTAGTATCTTCTATATCTTCCCCTATAGAAAATAAGTAATCTTCCCACATTTTAATTACTGATGCATGTTCATTTTCCATATTTTCAATCCTCCAATATTTATTTTTATATATATTTCTTAATACTTTCTATATATTATAGTAATTATGCTATTTTAATTTAAAAATTCATATGCATACTCTATTTGTCTTTCAAATCCCATAGATTCATATGTTTTCATTGCAGATTTATTTAAAACTGAAGTTACTAAAATTGGATTTTTATATTGGCTAATTGCAATATCTATCATATGTCCAATTAATTCCTTTCCTAATCCTTTGCTTCTATAATCTTTATCAATATAAACACTTGTAATCTATGCAAATTTTCGTGTTTTTCCTATAAACCTTGCCATTCCTATAGGTTTATTTTCATAATATAAAATATAAACTCCCATTTTTACCTTTTCTAATATTTTTTCATTATTAGTAACAGATTTTATTTCTTGTTCTGTTTCTGCTTCTAAAAAAGATACTGTAAATTTCTTTATTACTTCTAAATCTTCATCACTAAAATTTGCAAGTCTAATTTTAGTTTTATATTTTTTATGAATATTTTTATATTTGTCTTGATTTAACTTATAAAAAATATTAGGAGTTATATTTCTTTTATAGCCTAAAATACTAATTATATCTTTAATATCTGCCATTTTTCCTGATAATAAAATTCTTTTATAATTTAATTCACTAATTTTAAATGCAATATTTTTTAATCCAATTTTATTTGTATATGAAAAATTAGTTAAATATGAATTTCCATCATTTTTTATATGCAAAATATCAATTATTCTTTCTTGAGTTTTATTAATATATAATTCACCTATATTTTTTATATTATTTTGAATCAAATCAATTAATATTGTATTGTATATTTCATCATTATATAAGAATTTTAATATTTTATTTTTCAAATTATCTGTTATAATATTTATTCTTTCCATATTAATTTTCACCATATTCTAAAAAGTATTTCTTAGATTTTTTTAGAATATCCCTTTCTTTTTCATATTCTAACACCCATTGAGGATTATAAGTTTCAAGCTTTACTACTCCTTTTGGTAAGCCTAACATGGCAAAACTCCTTTTTATTTCTATTTGTATTTTTAATCCTATTAACTCTTCTAATTTTAATATTATTTCATATTACTTTTAAATTCTACATTTGTTTTATAAAACCTTTATATATATAAGAAAAAAAGATTGAATTTGAAAAAATTCAATCTAAAATTATAATCTATTCATTTTTATCATTCAATGGTTTTTAAAGGTTTAAATTTTTCATCAGATAAAATAAAGTTAACTTTATTGTTATCGAATACATTAACTGATATTTCATTGCTCAAATACTTTGCTGACTCTTGTAATTCAGTATCATCTAGATAATCTTCATCAACAACAAAAGAAAGCTTATAAATGTCCTCGCTTTTATCAATCTTTAAAAATACAGGTGAACCACCATCAAATAATCCTTGTTGACTTAAATAATTCCCTAGTTCTTCTGCTTGCTCTTCAGTAACGCGTTCTGTATAATACAATTCACTTTCATTATAAGTAATCTTATTATCAGGTATATGTATTGTAGTTATCAATAGAAATATTAATATTGCTGATACAATTAAACTAATTATAACTGGAATTAGATATGATGCTTTTCGACCTCCATTGTCAATATGTTCTTTAAATAAATTAGATTGGTCGTGATAAGCATATATTGCTACTCCAATATTTAAAGCTGTAAATATAATCCTATCTATTCCTCCATCAATTAAATACTCTAAGGCTATAATAATAAATACACTTATAAATGTAATAGCTAAAGAATTTCTTTTCTTTTTACGATACCCTAATTTTCCACAATTTAATGAATAGAGAATTGCAACTGGTAAAAAAGAAAATATAGGACCCAAAACTAAAAAACCTCTTGGATTCCATAATTTTTTTCTTTCCTTTTCATTTCCTTGTTCAACTATATCTTTATCATATTCCATAAAATCCCTCCATATATTCAACCTTACTTATATGTTGTTAGTTTTACATTATATAAATTTATCTCAATTTATATATCCCCTTACAACTATTGATTTAAACCTTAATTTGGTTATTAACAATCTTAAGATTAAACTATCATCTATGATTCGGTTAGATAATAATTTTTATATTGAGTGATTTTATATATGGAGTTTTAAAAATTATTACATAATTTATTTACTATTTATATTTGTAATCCTATCTAGTTCTTCTGATTCCATACCTTCTGATTTCAATATTGAAGTTATTAATTCAGTTTTTCCTTCAATATATGAATCAATATCATTAGTATATTTATCTGCTAATTTTCTCTTTAATTTACTATATAACTCAACAGATTGCTTATTATTTCTTAAATGATTTCTTAATAATAAATGATTTATAAGGTTTTCACTATCCTTCATACAAACATATAAATGATGTTCCATCCAAGTTATTTTAGGATTATTTGGATCATATTTTAACATTTGTCTTCCTTCTATACCTAAATTCCCTATATGCTTATATCCAACACTTTCTAGTAATTCTATTGATTTCTTAGAATCTTCTTTATTTTCAATAATAATATCAATATCTAAAATAGGTTTTGCCCAAAGTCCTTCAACTGATGTGCTTCCTACATGTTCAACTTTCATATTTATATTTTCTAGTAAATTTTCATAAAAGCATTTTGCTTTATTAAATTCTTCTTTCCACTTAGGATTATATGGTTCAACTATTATTTTTCTCATTTCTTACTATCTTTCCTAAATAACGATATTCCTCCAAAGCCACTTATAATTGCTATATAAAATCCAAAGTCATAAAACCATCCTGTATTCATAGTTTCATATACCCTTATGTTTTCTTTAAATATCCCTGCTATAAGTGATATTGGTGCAATCCATCCATGCCAAACACCCCAAAAGAATCCAGCAGGATCCGATTGGGTATATGTACCATCTCCTGGAATACACCCGGATAATATTAAAGGTACTCCTAATGATACAATAAATAATAAAGGTAATTTTTTCTTCATAATATTCTCTCCTTCAAAATTATATTGATATACCAAATCCTTGTGCTATTTCCTTAAGCCCTAGTTCAATCTCTTCTCTAGAAAAATCATTTTCCTCAAGGAATTCATCACTTAGATTGTTAAGTCTATCATAAAAATCTAAAGCTAACAATATATGATCCTTATTTCTAACATCTAAATTCTCAAATAATAAATTTTCAGCTTCATTTATTTGTCCTTTTCCTATAAGCAATAATAATTGATTATGTATATAATCAGTGTGAGTATAATGCTCATTATTTGTTATTTCATAAGTAACAGTATCTTTATTTAAAAGGACTTTAGCTAAAAACCTTATTATATTTCTTATAATTCTCATTACATAGTCTTGCTCAAACATTAATACCACTCCTAATTGTGAAAATCATTACTTACTTAAGTTATAAAATTTAATTTATATCTCTCTGCTTAATCTTATCATATCTATACATCTTATCCCATTTTCTATAATCTCATCAGGATAATGTTTAATAAAGAAATCTCTATCAATTCCAATTATACGAAACCCACACTTTTGATATAATGCTAATTGTTCTAAACTAGAATTACCTGTTCCAACTTCTAAAGTTTTTTGTCCTAGTTTTTTTGTTTTTTCTATTGCATCTAAAACCATAATTTTGCCTATACCTAGTCCTTGTTTTTCTTCCTTTACTGCTATATTTATAAGTTCCATTGTATATGGTCTAGTCTTTAACAAAATGTACGCTCCAATAATTTCGTCATGCATCAATGCAATATAGCAAGTTCCTCTATTAATATATTCATTTATTGCATCTTTAGAAGGATCTGCTAAAAGTAATAATTCAATTGGAATTTTATCATCTTTTCTTAATTTACAAATTACAATATCATTATTAATTTTATTCATATATGAACACCTCTTATATTTAACTAATCATCAGATACTCCTGATTCATTAATTTTAAATGTTTTATTATCACAATCTATTTCTGCTTCAACTCCATAAGGTAATATACACATTGGAGAGGTATGTCCAAAATTCATATTATACATAATTGGTAAATCATATCTTTTTGATTCATCCCTTATAACTTTTAAATATTCCTCTTTATATTCTTCATAATATTTTTCATCTTGAGGCTTACCTATAATTAAACCATTTATTTTATCAAGAATACCTAGAGCATTATATGTTCTAAGATACCATTTTATATAATTTGGTGTAGGTTTATCTTCACTAGTTTCTAAAAATAAAATTTTATTTTCCCATTCTTTTAAATCAGGCCATAATTCTGTTCCTCTTAACCAGTCAAGTACCTCTATACAACCACCAATTAATTTACCTTTTACTTTGCCTTTTCCTTGAAGAATTTCATAACCTATTTTTTCAGTTTCTAACTTTCTTTTTATTTTACTATTTTCTTGTCTATCCCATGTCAACCACTCAGAAGTCCAATATTCACTTCCTTTTATTTCACCTATCACTTCATCACTAAATAATACTTTTTTAATCCAATTTATAGTATAATCATGCATTTCTACACTTTCAGCAAATTCTGCTAAGATACATGGTCCATAATAACTAGTTAATCCTGCTTTATAACACATAAAATGATTTATAGTTGTATCAGAATATCCCATGAATATTTTAGGATTATTTCTTATAACCTCAAAGTCTATATATGGTAAAAGTCTAATCGTATCATCTCCACCTATATTAGAAAATATTGCTTTAATTTCTTTATCTCGAAATGCATCCATCATATCTTTAGCTCTTGCCTCTGGATTTTCATTTAAATATTTACTACCTTTTAAACTATTTTTCATTTCTACAACTTTAAGTCCAAATACCTCTTCTAACCTTCTTTTTCCTATTTCATATCTATATCTAAATTCTTTATCTCCTGCTCCCCCCCATGATAAACTTACAATTGCTACTTTATCTCCTCTTTTTAGTTTCAAAGGTTTAATCATAATTATCTCTCCCTAGTACTATTTATAATTTCAATGCTTTAGTTGCAATAAATGTATCTATATATTCATCTAATAAATCTCCATGACCAGAACTATCTTCATAGAAACCACCAATTAAAAATCCTGCATCAATCTGTGCACCAATTTGGCTTTGTAAAGAATGTCCAAAGTCTAATGTATCATTATTTTTTATTCTTTCTTCTAATTGTTCCTTAGGAAGATCATCTATATCTGAATATGGTATACTATTTGATACAATTAATTTATTATTTTTTTCCCATTCATATAAATCAAATATAAATGAAATAGGATTTACAAATCCAGATATTAATACTCCACCTTTTTTTAATATTCTATAACATTCTTTCCATACTAATTCAATATTTGAGATAAAACAGTTAGAAACAGGATGGAAAATAAAATCAAAGCTTTCATCTTCGAATCTCGATAAATCTCTCATATCTCCTTGTTCTAATTTTATAGATAAATTATCTCTTTCTGATACCATTTCATCTTTTTTTAACTGTTCTTTACTATTATCAAAAACTGTAACATTAGCTCCTAATGCTGAATATATAGGACCTTGTTGTCCTCCACCAGACGCAAGACATAATACATTTTTACCTTTTATATCACCAATCCATTCTTTAGGAACAGGCTTTGTAGGAGTTAGCAACAATTCATATTTTCCTTTTTTTGCATCTTGTATTTGAGCTTTAGTTACAGGTATAGTCCATTTATTCCCTAATTTAACTTCATTATCCCAAGCCATACTATTATGTTTTAAAATATCCATATTTAAATCCCCTTTGTTTTTTATTACCTAATAATTCATCTCTTCTTAAATTCTCTATTTTAATCTTTCATAATCATTTTTAGTTAAGTTATAATATAACACATTTACTTTTTTATTATCTAATAATTTTATGTTTTCATTACGATTAAATTTATATCTAAAACCACATTTTTCATTAACTCTTCTAGACCTTTCATTGAAATCATAATGTCCACACCATATCAAATCTAAATTCATTTCTTCAAACCCATATTTAATTAAACGATTTACTGCCTCTGGAATATATCCATTTCCCCAGTATTCTGGATTTAAAACATAACCTATTTCTCTTTGTTTTAATTCTTTTAATTTATTATCTGGAGTTCTTTTATGTAATCCTATTCCACCAATCACCTTACTTTGTGACTTTAATTCTATGGCATAGACATCATTATTTTCTATAAATATTTTTATTATTTTTTTACTTTCATCTTCATCTTTATGTGGTTTCCATCCTGCATTAGGTCCAACTAAATTACTCTTTGCATATTCATACATATCCTTACTATCAGATTCTACCCATTCTCTTAAAATTAACCTTTCACTCTCTAATTTTTTCATAATATCTCCCTTCTTAATATTATAGGCTGTCCTATTTTAAAAGAATCTGTTAAATTAATTTATTTTACTATCTATGAAATCAATTACTCTATTAATTTCTTTATTATAATTATTATTTATTTCAAAATAATTAACTCCATTTTTATAACATTTTGCTCTAAATTTATCATGTTCATTAATAAAATCATCAACAGACCTATTTTCTTTATAAATTCTAGTTTCAATTATATTTCTATGTGAAATTATTCCTGATTCAAAATTTTGAATAATATACTCTCTAGAAAACCCTAAAAACACATTTATTATATTATCCTTATAACAATCTTCAAAGTCATTAATAAGACTTGGCATTAAATAACAACCTTCAATAATTATATTTTGATTATTTTCAACACATGTCATTATAATTCCTTTAATTATAGACCATAATTTCTCTGCTATTAATTCATCACTATCTGTAGGTTTAAAGCCAAAATCTATCCCACTTCTATACAATCCCATTTTCATATGATCAATTGAATAATAGGGTATATTATATTTTTCCATTAATATTTGAGAAAGATTTGTCTTACCAGTACAACTGTTACCTCCAATTAATATAATCATTATTACCATCCTTTAATTGCTTATTATAAAATTTAAATCTAACTGAATTTAAAATTTTAATAAGTGATATTAAAATAATATTTTTTTCAATATAAATTCCTTGAAAACAAATTATGTAGAATAAATATGATATATCATATTTATTCTACATTTATCCTTAATAACCCTTTTATTCTAAAACTTTTTTCTATTTCTCATACTTTGTTAGATTTTTCAGAGATATTCATTATCTCATTAAAACTAATATTAAAACTTATTCGTATCTCTAAAAACTGTATTTATAAATTTATTTTTTCTCAACAGGAATCCATATTTCACAAAAGCAATTTGATTTAAAATCTTCTGAATATAATTCAAAATCAGTATCATCAATCATAGTATACTCTGAGCTAGGAAGAAATTCGGAAAAAATTCTCTCCCATGTTGAACCTATACAATCTGCAGTTTCACCAATACATTTAAATACAGCCCATAATGTAGGTTTTACATCCCATATAGCATATCCATCAGGTATACTTTCACCATTGAACTCCATTCCGATACCATAATCAAAATATTTACTTTCCTTTGATATTGGTGCACAAACACCGTAAATATCATTATTAGTAGTATTTTGTTTTAAAGTATCAAATGTCCCATTGGCACCACATTCTTGCCAAAAATCTGGTATTTCAGTATTTCCCTCCTCTGAAATTGATTCATTTCTAAATTTTCTGACCTTAGCTAATAACTTAAATTCTTCTCGCTTCTCAATTCTGTAATCCATAATAGTACCACCTTCCAATTTAATTTTAATTACAAGGCGATTAAATGATTTTAACTTCGTACCTACACGTTTTGCCATACTTGGTGTAATGCCATGAAATCTTGTAAATGCCTTTGTAAAGCTTTCAGGTGAACTATACCTATATTTTAAAGCAATATCAATTACTTTTGAGTTAGATAGGGAAAGTTCTTGACCAGCCATAGACAATCTTCTATTTCTAATATACTCATTAGATGTAATGCCAGTAACTAAACTAAATGTTCTATGAAAATGATAACTTGACATATAAATGTGTTTTGCAACATCTTCATAAGTAATTGATTCTAATATATTATCTTCCATATAATCTATTGCCTTTTGTAAGTTTTGAAGAAAATCCATTTTCTCACCTCCTATATAAATTGTACTAAAGTGTAGCTATTATTTCCTATCTTCCCTTGCTTTTATCTGTCTTTATAAACTGTAGGATAAGAATTTTTATAATAAAGAATGTAAATATACTATTTTTTATACCTTCTGAATAGTTCAATAGAAGTCAATATACATACTATTA comes from the Senegalia massiliensis genome and includes:
- a CDS encoding DUF4179 domain-containing protein codes for the protein MNNIEKMLKNKKKELDKINAPDNLEYRLTKALEDKQIPKRNKSKLIRIIAASLVFLLIGYNFDALAFYGKKILGYDNVMNGAIKDLNEQGKGQIINKGYIFENDVSVTLDAIMIDDSQLLAFYTIKDPSGNAQDMIPQLSLKGLINEYSPEGGQGKSNEEGTMIKYIQSFETPYFFERTLDFKIHLFNENINEEGEISFKIDRDKAMGNTLKSSINKTIKIDREDIHFDSVLASPTRTVIKGSIQNIFELAKDTISNERLRPDRIEIKLYANDEELQSQGGGSSTDLKGITFHKEYDSLPKDLKSLKLELVSFSGDHDVNEIIDINKEIKNKDFKIYNQNVLINNIEEKKGKTLITITTEEDVVISELYLLIEDKKIELNRITDGKYKKLKDGKILYTRTLEFEDVGENYKLDIRRMTYSKEYNKVIDIPID
- a CDS encoding RNA polymerase sigma factor, which encodes MKKAKAGDKNALVQLVMYQKDEYYKLAYVYLKNKEDALDAMEDMIIILYENIDKLKKHESFYSWSKTILVNRCKRLLKERKRTIPLNSINELYYEGDIEKRDNKIILEKYISQLGEKYQDVIRLRYFLDLEYKVISQILNIPLGTVKSRISNAIKKLKDKIGGEDIE
- a CDS encoding ASCH domain-containing protein yields the protein MENEHASVIKMWEDYLFSIGEDIEDTNKSYTSWYFCSDKESADNLAKLVLQGTKRGTASLYDIYDIDDEELPKVYDYSIITNWDGAAQCIIRIKKIIILPFKDVNEEMAEIEGEGDKSLEYWRRVHIDFFEKELEEYNMKFSKDMPVVFEEFEVVYK
- a CDS encoding GNAT family N-acetyltransferase gives rise to the protein MTSVYIDKDYRSKGLGKELIGHMIDIAISQYKNPILVTSVLNKSAMKTYESMGFERQIEYAYEFLN
- a CDS encoding GrpB family protein: MRKIIVEPYNPKWKEEFNKAKCFYENLLENINMKVEHVGSTSVEGLWAKPILDIDIIIENKEDSKKSIELLESVGYKHIGNLGIEGRQMLKYDPNNPKITWMEHHLYVCMKDSENLINHLLLRNHLRNNKQSVELYSKLKRKLADKYTNDIDSYIEGKTELITSILKSEGMESEELDRITNINSK
- a CDS encoding DUF6483 family protein; protein product: MFEQDYVMRIIRNIIRFLAKVLLNKDTVTYEITNNEHYTHTDYIHNQLLLLIGKGQINEAENLLFENLDVRNKDHILLALDFYDRLNNLSDEFLEENDFSREEIELGLKEIAQGFGISI
- a CDS encoding GNAT family N-acetyltransferase, translated to MNKINNDIVICKLRKDDKIPIELLLLADPSKDAINEYINRGTCYIALMHDEIIGAYILLKTRPYTMELINIAVKEEKQGLGIGKIMVLDAIEKTKKLGQKTLEVGTGNSSLEQLALYQKCGFRIIGIDRDFFIKHYPDEIIENGIRCIDMIRLSREI
- a CDS encoding S66 family peptidase gives rise to the protein MIKPLKLKRGDKVAIVSLSWGGAGDKEFRYRYEIGKRRLEEVFGLKVVEMKNSLKGSKYLNENPEARAKDMMDAFRDKEIKAIFSNIGGDDTIRLLPYIDFEVIRNNPKIFMGYSDTTINHFMCYKAGLTSYYGPCILAEFAESVEMHDYTINWIKKVLFSDEVIGEIKGSEYWTSEWLTWDRQENSKIKRKLETEKIGYEILQGKGKVKGKLIGGCIEVLDWLRGTELWPDLKEWENKILFLETSEDKPTPNYIKWYLRTYNALGILDKINGLIIGKPQDEKYYEEYKEEYLKVIRDESKRYDLPIMYNMNFGHTSPMCILPYGVEAEIDCDNKTFKINESGVSDD
- a CDS encoding class I SAM-dependent methyltransferase, which codes for MDILKHNSMAWDNEVKLGNKWTIPVTKAQIQDAKKGKYELLLTPTKPVPKEWIGDIKGKNVLCLASGGGQQGPIYSALGANVTVFDNSKEQLKKDEMVSERDNLSIKLEQGDMRDLSRFEDESFDFIFHPVSNCFISNIELVWKECYRILKKGGVLISGFVNPISFIFDLYEWEKNNKLIVSNSIPYSDIDDLPKEQLEERIKNNDTLDFGHSLQSQIGAQIDAGFLIGGFYEDSSGHGDLLDEYIDTFIATKALKL
- a CDS encoding GNAT family N-acetyltransferase; this encodes MKKLESERLILREWVESDSKDMYEYAKSNLVGPNAGWKPHKDEDESKKIIKIFIENNDVYAIELKSQSKVIGGIGLHKRTPDNKLKELKQREIGYVLNPEYWGNGYIPEAVNRLIKYGFEEMNLDLIWCGHYDFNERSRRVNEKCGFRYKFNRNENIKLLDNKKVNVLYYNLTKNDYERLK
- a CDS encoding 2-phosphoglycerate kinase — protein: MIILIGGNSCTGKTNLSQILMEKYNIPYYSIDHMKMGLYRSGIDFGFKPTDSDELIAEKLWSIIKGIIMTCVENNQNIIIEGCYLMPSLINDFEDCYKDNIINVFLGFSREYIIQNFESGIISHRNIIETRIYKENRSVDDFINEHDKFRAKCYKNGVNYFEINNNYNKEINRVIDFIDSKIN
- a CDS encoding AraC family transcriptional regulator gives rise to the protein MDFLQNLQKAIDYMEDNILESITYEDVAKHIYMSSYHFHRTFSLVTGITSNEYIRNRRLSMAGQELSLSNSKVIDIALKYRYSSPESFTKAFTRFHGITPSMAKRVGTKLKSFNRLVIKIKLEGGTIMDYRIEKREEFKLLAKVRKFRNESISEEGNTEIPDFWQECGANGTFDTLKQNTTNNDIYGVCAPISKESKYFDYGIGMEFNGESIPDGYAIWDVKPTLWAVFKCIGETADCIGSTWERIFSEFLPSSEYTMIDDTDFELYSEDFKSNCFCEIWIPVEKK